In the genome of Hymenobacter taeanensis, one region contains:
- a CDS encoding TSUP family transporter: MNTAETTVPSVPDIVPAASGSNRLFPIFLKMEQLHVLLVGGGNVGHEKLAAILANSPATAVTVVATYFSDQLLELAARHPAVQLREQAYQTTDLVGHDLVLVATDDKELNLRIKADANRQRLLCNVADTPAACDFYLGSIVQKGDLKIAISTNGKSPTIAKRLREMLTSALPDELHEVLQRMSVIRDKVGGDFAHKVKSLNAVTAELTGGPTYESPAAAQWRRRATGALLAFAGLLVFNILSYYITWNQVWGVATNAKMFYIFVAIGFGAQLIDGLLGMGYGVVTAISLMSMNIAPAAVSASIHTAEMFASGASGYHHYRFGNVNKRLFKALIIPGVLGAITGAYLLSKFGETYAGYVKPLLAAYLLLLGIRIISKAFSKPGPRKKHKKLGLLAAAGGFLDSFGGGGWGPLVTSTLIAGGRTPQYVIGSVSVTEFFVTFASAVTFFATLGISHWQVILGLIVGGVAAAPFAARLAGRIPVRWMFVGVGLMVIIWSLWALRKLFM; the protein is encoded by the coding sequence ATGAACACAGCCGAAACTACCGTTCCCAGCGTGCCTGACATAGTGCCCGCCGCCAGCGGTTCTAACCGACTGTTTCCCATCTTCTTGAAGATGGAGCAGCTGCACGTTTTGTTGGTGGGCGGCGGCAACGTAGGCCACGAGAAGTTAGCGGCCATCCTTGCTAATAGCCCGGCCACGGCCGTGACGGTGGTAGCCACGTATTTTTCAGATCAGCTCCTGGAGCTGGCGGCGAGGCACCCGGCCGTGCAGCTGCGCGAGCAGGCCTACCAAACCACCGACCTCGTTGGCCACGACCTGGTACTTGTGGCCACCGACGATAAGGAGCTGAACCTGCGCATAAAGGCCGATGCTAACCGCCAGCGCCTGCTCTGCAACGTGGCCGACACGCCCGCTGCCTGCGACTTTTACCTGGGCTCTATTGTGCAGAAAGGCGACCTGAAAATAGCCATCAGCACCAACGGCAAGTCACCGACCATTGCTAAGCGCCTGCGGGAAATGCTGACCTCCGCCCTCCCCGATGAGTTGCACGAGGTGCTCCAGCGCATGTCCGTGATTCGGGACAAAGTGGGCGGCGACTTCGCCCACAAGGTAAAGTCGCTGAATGCCGTAACGGCCGAGCTTACCGGCGGCCCAACGTATGAGTCGCCGGCGGCGGCGCAGTGGCGGCGCCGGGCTACGGGGGCCCTGCTGGCCTTTGCGGGCTTGCTGGTCTTCAACATCCTCTCCTACTACATCACCTGGAACCAGGTATGGGGCGTGGCCACCAACGCTAAGATGTTCTACATTTTCGTGGCCATTGGGTTTGGAGCGCAGCTGATTGACGGGCTGCTGGGCATGGGTTACGGCGTGGTAACGGCCATCAGTTTGATGAGCATGAACATTGCCCCCGCAGCCGTGAGTGCCAGCATTCACACCGCCGAAATGTTTGCCAGCGGCGCCTCGGGCTACCACCACTACCGCTTTGGCAACGTGAACAAGCGCTTGTTCAAAGCCCTCATCATCCCGGGGGTACTTGGGGCCATTACGGGGGCTTATTTGCTGTCGAAGTTCGGCGAAACATACGCGGGGTACGTGAAGCCTCTCCTGGCGGCCTACCTGCTGCTGCTGGGTATCCGTATTATTTCCAAAGCCTTTTCCAAGCCCGGCCCACGCAAGAAGCACAAGAAGCTAGGCCTGTTGGCTGCCGCCGGAGGCTTCCTTGACTCCTTCGGCGGGGGCGGCTGGGGCCCCCTTGTTACAAGCACGCTCATTGCCGGTGGCCGAACGCCGCAGTATGTCATTGGCTCAGTGAGCGTCACGGAGTTCTTCGTGACGTTTGCCAGCGCCGTTACCTTCTTCGCTACGCTGGGCATTTCGCACTGGCAGGTTATTCTGGGCCTCATTGTGGGCGGCGTAGCGGCGGCTCCTTTTGCCGCCCGCCTGGCCGGCCGCATTCCGGTGCGCTGGATGTTCGTGGGCGTGGGCCTGATGGTAATTATCTGGAGCCTGTGGGCGCTACGGAAGCTGTTTATGTAG
- a CDS encoding Gfo/Idh/MocA family protein — protein MSDSAPVRFVICGVGHIGRRHAALVARYPGAQLAALVDVRPELAGELAGEFPEIPFYTSLEKCFAAGCEADVLTIATPNYQHVPQAIAGLTHGLHVVIEKPIALRTHDAEAVVRMAEQTGRLVFGVMQNRYSPPAVWLKQLVQEGKLGQVYLVQINCFWNRDARYYCAGGWKGSQQQDGGTLFTQFSHFVDLLYWVFGDITNIGARFFDFNHEELTEFEDSGLVTFDLVRGGSGTLHYSTAVWDQNLESSLTVIAEHGSLKIGGQYMDKVEYCHLRNYTLPELPPTNPANNYGPYQGSAANHVHIIENVVETVQKRSHATTNALEGLKVVEIIERIYRLKSPKST, from the coding sequence TTGTCTGATTCTGCTCCTGTTCGCTTCGTCATTTGCGGTGTAGGCCACATTGGTCGTCGGCATGCGGCGTTAGTGGCCCGCTACCCGGGTGCGCAACTGGCCGCTTTAGTTGATGTGCGCCCTGAGCTGGCCGGGGAACTGGCCGGGGAGTTTCCGGAAATACCTTTCTATACATCTTTAGAAAAGTGTTTTGCGGCTGGCTGTGAGGCTGATGTGCTAACTATAGCTACACCAAATTACCAGCATGTGCCACAAGCTATAGCTGGCCTAACGCATGGCCTGCACGTAGTAATTGAGAAGCCCATTGCGTTGCGTACCCACGATGCTGAGGCGGTGGTGCGCATGGCTGAGCAAACGGGCCGCTTGGTATTTGGCGTAATGCAGAACCGGTACTCACCGCCGGCCGTCTGGCTTAAGCAGCTGGTTCAAGAGGGGAAGCTAGGCCAGGTGTACTTAGTGCAAATCAACTGTTTCTGGAACCGCGATGCCCGCTACTACTGCGCCGGCGGCTGGAAAGGCTCTCAGCAGCAGGATGGAGGCACGCTCTTTACTCAATTCAGCCATTTCGTAGACCTGCTTTATTGGGTCTTCGGTGACATCACGAATATCGGGGCGCGCTTCTTTGATTTCAACCACGAGGAGCTAACCGAATTCGAGGACTCTGGTCTCGTCACCTTTGATCTGGTGCGAGGCGGCAGTGGCACGCTGCACTACAGCACTGCCGTGTGGGACCAGAATCTGGAAAGCTCCCTTACGGTTATTGCTGAGCATGGCAGCCTTAAAATTGGTGGGCAATACATGGATAAAGTGGAATATTGCCACTTGCGAAACTATACGCTGCCCGAGTTACCCCCCACGAACCCCGCCAACAATTATGGCCCATACCAGGGCAGCGCCGCCAACCACGTGCACATAATTGAAAACGTAGTGGAAACGGTGCAAAAGCGCAGCCACGCCACTACCAATGCGCTAGAAGGCCTCAAAGTGGTGGAGATTATTGAGCGAATCTATCGCCTAAAGTCACCCAAAAGCACTTAG
- a CDS encoding NADPH-dependent assimilatory sulfite reductase hemoprotein subunit has protein sequence MADTQKLSEVEHVKDASNYLRGTLAESIVAPLTGALNPDDTHLIKFHGSYQQTDRDLDSERKRQKLEPLYSLMIRVRVPGGVASAAQWERMDALADQYGNGTLKLTTRQAFQLHGVLKRNLKKTIQGFNAVLLDSISGCGDVNRNVMFNPNPHQSKVHEEVYEITKAIGAHLTPRTSAYWELWLDGEPEYSSVPNEGEGDFEPIYGKTYLPRKFKIALAVPPHNDTDIFANDLGLIAIEDQGRLLGFNVAVGGGMGMTFGMPETYPRLGDLIGYVPADKVVDVCEKVVTIQRDWGNRENRKFSRLKYTLDRVGLDVFKQELNQRLGFDLEPARAYEFKSSGDAFGWTTGPDGAQHLTLFVEGGRIADRPGQELKTALREISRFHTGDFRLTGNQNLILANVAPEHKLLVQTTLAAHGIQTEAAHYSGLRRGALACVALNTCSLAFAEAERYIPQLIDRLDGVLAELGLLQDDIIIRMTGCPNGCARPYLGEIGLVGRAVGRYNLYLGAGFNGERMNKLYKEMLDEDGIVETLTPLLQDYAQHRQPQERFGDFVIRQGYVQPTTHGLNFHV, from the coding sequence ATGGCTGATACCCAAAAACTTTCCGAAGTAGAACACGTCAAGGATGCCAGCAACTACCTGCGCGGCACCTTGGCTGAGAGCATCGTGGCACCGCTCACCGGTGCCCTCAACCCCGACGATACTCACCTCATCAAATTCCACGGCTCCTACCAGCAAACCGACCGCGACCTGGACAGTGAGCGGAAGCGCCAGAAGCTGGAGCCCCTTTACTCCCTCATGATTCGGGTGCGCGTGCCCGGCGGCGTGGCCTCCGCGGCCCAGTGGGAACGGATGGATGCCTTGGCCGACCAGTACGGCAACGGCACCCTCAAGCTTACCACCCGCCAGGCCTTTCAGCTGCATGGCGTGCTCAAGCGCAACCTTAAAAAGACCATTCAAGGCTTTAATGCCGTACTGTTGGACAGCATTTCGGGGTGCGGCGACGTGAACCGCAACGTGATGTTTAACCCCAACCCGCACCAAAGCAAGGTGCACGAGGAGGTGTATGAAATCACAAAAGCCATTGGCGCCCACCTCACGCCGCGCACCTCGGCGTACTGGGAGCTGTGGCTGGATGGCGAACCGGAGTACAGCAGCGTGCCCAATGAGGGCGAAGGTGACTTCGAGCCGATTTATGGTAAGACTTACCTGCCCCGTAAGTTCAAGATTGCGCTGGCCGTGCCGCCCCACAACGACACCGACATCTTCGCCAACGACCTCGGACTGATTGCCATTGAAGACCAGGGCCGGCTGCTGGGCTTCAACGTGGCGGTTGGTGGTGGCATGGGCATGACCTTCGGGATGCCCGAAACCTACCCGCGCCTTGGCGACCTCATCGGCTACGTGCCCGCCGATAAGGTGGTGGATGTGTGCGAGAAGGTGGTAACCATTCAGCGCGACTGGGGCAACCGCGAAAACCGCAAGTTCTCGCGCCTCAAATACACCCTCGACCGGGTAGGCCTCGACGTGTTCAAGCAGGAGCTCAACCAGCGCCTGGGCTTCGACCTGGAGCCCGCCCGCGCCTACGAGTTCAAGAGCTCCGGCGACGCTTTCGGCTGGACTACTGGCCCCGATGGCGCCCAGCACCTGACCTTATTTGTGGAAGGTGGCCGCATTGCCGACCGCCCCGGCCAGGAGCTGAAAACTGCCCTGCGCGAAATTTCCCGTTTCCATACCGGCGACTTCCGCCTTACCGGCAACCAGAACCTCATTCTGGCCAACGTGGCTCCTGAGCACAAGCTGTTGGTGCAGACTACGCTGGCCGCGCACGGCATCCAGACGGAGGCGGCCCACTACTCGGGCCTGCGCCGGGGGGCGCTGGCCTGCGTGGCCCTCAATACCTGCTCCCTGGCCTTCGCGGAGGCAGAGCGCTACATTCCACAGCTCATTGACCGCCTCGATGGGGTACTGGCGGAGCTAGGCCTGTTGCAGGACGATATTATCATTCGGATGACCGGCTGCCCCAACGGCTGTGCCCGCCCATACCTGGGCGAGATTGGGCTGGTAGGCCGGGCCGTGGGCCGCTACAACCTCTACCTGGGGGCCGGCTTCAACGGGGAGCGAATGAACAAGCTCTACAAGGAGATGTTGGACGAAGACGGCATTGTGGAAACCCTCACGCCCCTGCTCCAAGACTACGCCCAACACCGCCAGCCGCAGGAGCGGTTCGGTGACTTTGTCATTCGGCAGGGCTACGTGCAGCCGACTACCCACGGGCTGAATTTCCACGTCTAG
- a CDS encoding TIGR02117 family protein has translation MEKGLHKALKATGYVAATLGGALGLYLVSAAVLSRITVPKKSTDPLTDVDIYIYSNGVHTDIVVPARSKYIDWTETILLKNTQSNDPSMQYIGFGWGDKGFYLDTPTWAELKPSTAFKAMFYLGTSAMHTTFYQEMHESEDCVKISISHHDYRKLIRYIQDSFKYDAQGQPMYIEGHSYGRDDSFYEAHRTYGWFYTCNTWANDALKYCGQKASLWTPFDNGIFYQYRN, from the coding sequence ATGGAAAAAGGACTTCACAAAGCCCTGAAAGCAACCGGATACGTAGCTGCTACCCTAGGTGGCGCGTTAGGCCTCTACTTAGTTTCCGCCGCGGTACTATCGCGCATTACGGTACCCAAGAAAAGCACCGACCCTCTGACCGACGTCGACATCTACATTTACTCTAATGGAGTGCACACGGACATTGTGGTGCCGGCGCGCAGCAAGTACATCGACTGGACGGAAACCATTCTGCTGAAAAACACGCAGTCGAACGACCCCTCTATGCAGTACATCGGGTTTGGGTGGGGCGACAAAGGCTTCTACCTCGACACGCCCACTTGGGCGGAGCTAAAGCCCAGCACGGCCTTTAAAGCCATGTTTTACCTCGGCACCTCGGCCATGCACACTACCTTCTATCAGGAGATGCATGAGAGCGAAGACTGCGTAAAAATCAGCATCAGCCACCACGACTACCGCAAGCTGATCCGGTATATTCAGGATAGCTTTAAGTACGATGCACAAGGCCAGCCCATGTACATTGAGGGCCACAGCTACGGCCGCGACGACTCGTTTTATGAAGCGCACCGCACTTACGGTTGGTTCTATACCTGCAATACCTGGGCGAACGATGCGCTGAAATACTGCGGACAGAAAGCCAGCCTCTGGACGCCCTTCGACAACGGCATCTTCTACCAGTACCGCAACTAG
- a CDS encoding amino acid permease codes for MLKKSLELLRQEAAETGANTLKRSLNGFNLITIGIGVIIGAGLFSLTGIAAANNTGPAITLSFIVAAIGCAFSALCYAEFASMVPVSGSAYTYAYATMGELFAWIIGWDLVLEYSVGAATVAISWSQYLLKFLDKSGIHLPPQLVMSPFETAKLADGSLVHGYVNVPAMLIVALITLIIIRGTKGSAWFNGLVVTLKVAVVLVFIALGWQYIDPANYHPYIPQNTGTFGEFGWSGILRGAGVVFFVFIGFDIVATMAQETKNPQRNMPIGIIGSLVVCTILFVLFGHVMTGLANYTEFKGSAAPVAIAIEKTPYAWLSSAVILAIIIGYTSVILVDLLGQTRVFFSMAKDGLLPPIFARIHTTFRTPLQSSLLLGLFIALFAGFVPISVVGEMTSIGTLLAFVMVCLGVLIMRKKEPNAPRSFRTPLVPLVPILGILTCLVMMVALPWETWLRLAVWLAIGLAIYFGYGKKHSKLRAEVERQVA; via the coding sequence ATGCTTAAAAAATCTCTGGAACTGCTGCGGCAGGAAGCGGCCGAAACGGGCGCTAACACCCTAAAGCGAAGTCTGAATGGCTTCAACCTAATTACCATTGGTATTGGGGTAATCATTGGGGCTGGTCTGTTCTCGCTCACTGGCATCGCCGCCGCCAACAATACCGGTCCGGCCATTACGCTCTCATTCATTGTGGCGGCCATTGGCTGCGCGTTTTCAGCGCTTTGCTACGCTGAGTTTGCCTCCATGGTGCCCGTGTCAGGCTCGGCCTACACGTACGCCTACGCTACCATGGGCGAGCTATTTGCCTGGATTATTGGCTGGGACCTGGTGCTGGAATACTCCGTAGGCGCCGCCACGGTAGCCATCAGCTGGTCGCAGTACCTGCTGAAGTTCCTCGACAAGTCGGGTATTCATTTGCCACCGCAGTTGGTGATGTCGCCGTTTGAAACCGCCAAGCTGGCCGACGGGAGCCTGGTGCACGGCTACGTGAATGTGCCGGCCATGCTGATTGTGGCGCTCATTACGCTCATCATTATTCGGGGCACCAAGGGCTCGGCGTGGTTTAATGGGCTGGTTGTAACGCTCAAGGTGGCAGTAGTATTGGTATTTATTGCCCTAGGCTGGCAGTACATTGATCCGGCCAACTACCATCCCTACATCCCGCAGAATACGGGCACGTTTGGTGAGTTTGGCTGGAGCGGCATTCTCCGCGGTGCCGGCGTAGTGTTCTTCGTGTTCATTGGCTTTGATATTGTGGCTACCATGGCCCAGGAAACCAAGAATCCGCAGCGCAACATGCCCATCGGTATCATTGGCTCCTTGGTTGTCTGCACCATTCTATTCGTGCTGTTCGGGCACGTGATGACTGGCCTAGCCAACTATACCGAGTTCAAGGGCAGCGCCGCGCCCGTGGCCATTGCCATTGAAAAAACGCCCTACGCCTGGCTGTCATCGGCTGTAATTCTGGCTATTATCATTGGCTACACTTCCGTAATTCTGGTGGATTTGCTGGGCCAGACCCGCGTGTTTTTCTCCATGGCAAAAGATGGGCTGCTGCCGCCCATATTTGCGCGCATTCATACCACCTTCCGTACGCCGCTGCAGTCTAGCCTGCTGCTAGGCCTGTTTATTGCGCTTTTCGCGGGCTTCGTGCCGATTTCAGTAGTGGGCGAAATGACGAGCATTGGCACATTGCTGGCCTTCGTGATGGTGTGCCTGGGCGTGCTGATTATGCGCAAGAAAGAGCCCAACGCCCCGCGTTCTTTCCGCACCCCCCTGGTACCTCTGGTGCCTATTCTCGGCATCCTGACCTGCCTGGTGATGATGGTGGCCCTGCCCTGGGAAACCTGGTTGCGCCTGGCCGTATGGCTGGCTATTGGGCTGGCTATCTACTTCGGCTATGGCAAAAAGCACAGTAAGCTGCGTGCTGAAGTGGAGCGGCAAGTGGCCTAG
- a CDS encoding sensor histidine kinase — MVISTPRLGPPFLLHLLIWGVLITLLAMQPQDRTQGAEFIFVQTSMLFMLALVFYLNVGWAVPRLLYGRRVVPYLAFLVAAVLSILVVHWVLEENSYSQPQQEQQGSEPPQPGQHGSDFRPHGPPPNNFEREFGPRRPMRQHRFGLFNPAIFITTLLALGLGTSVAAVQRGQREAEMRQALEQEKLTTELSWLKAQINPHFFFNTLNNIYALTLIDGDRAREALHRLSRMMRYVLYETQTGTAPLSQELLFVRDYIDLMQLRLTNNVHVEYHTPEPLHEAPIAPMILLTFVENAFKHGVSTVSPSSIRIHIRQPDAQTLVATIYNTLFEERPTPLDENHGIGLVNTKRRLELLYPGRHCLTVTERTPDNEYHIHLTLTLLS; from the coding sequence ATGGTAATTTCTACCCCGCGCCTAGGCCCCCCGTTCTTGCTGCACCTCCTAATTTGGGGGGTGCTGATTACGCTGCTGGCTATGCAGCCGCAAGACCGTACCCAGGGAGCTGAATTTATCTTTGTGCAAACCAGCATGCTATTCATGTTGGCCCTGGTTTTCTACCTGAACGTGGGCTGGGCCGTACCGCGCTTGCTCTACGGCCGCCGCGTAGTGCCCTACCTGGCCTTTCTGGTAGCCGCCGTGCTGAGCATCTTGGTTGTGCACTGGGTGTTAGAGGAGAACTCATATAGCCAGCCTCAGCAGGAGCAGCAGGGGTCAGAGCCCCCACAGCCGGGGCAGCATGGCTCCGACTTCCGGCCCCACGGGCCGCCCCCCAATAACTTTGAGCGGGAATTTGGCCCCCGCCGCCCGATGCGCCAGCACCGGTTTGGGCTATTCAACCCCGCTATTTTTATTACCACTTTGCTGGCGCTAGGCCTGGGCACCAGCGTGGCGGCGGTGCAGCGGGGTCAGCGGGAAGCAGAAATGCGGCAGGCACTGGAGCAGGAAAAACTCACCACGGAGCTCTCATGGCTAAAGGCCCAAATCAACCCGCACTTCTTCTTCAACACACTTAACAACATCTACGCCCTCACCCTCATTGACGGCGACCGGGCTCGCGAAGCGTTGCACCGCCTCTCGCGCATGATGCGCTACGTGCTCTACGAAACCCAAACTGGCACCGCCCCGCTTAGCCAGGAGCTGCTTTTCGTGCGCGACTATATTGACCTGATGCAGCTGCGCCTTACCAACAATGTGCACGTAGAATACCATACGCCTGAGCCCCTGCACGAGGCGCCCATTGCCCCCATGATTCTGCTCACGTTCGTAGAAAACGCCTTTAAGCATGGTGTGAGTACGGTATCGCCGAGTTCCATTCGTATTCATATTCGGCAGCCTGATGCGCAAACTCTCGTGGCCACTATATACAACACGCTCTTTGAGGAGCGCCCCACTCCGCTTGATGAGAACCATGGCATTGGCTTAGTGAATACCAAGCGTAGGCTGGAGCTGCTCTACCCCGGCCGCCACTGCCTCACGGTTACCGAGCGCACCCCCGACAACGAATACCACATTCACCTGACTTTAACGCTGCTTTCATGA
- a CDS encoding LytR/AlgR family response regulator transcription factor, translating into MTILNCIAVDDEPLALQLVGSFIEKTPFLRLMCSYSSAVAALKGLQQQETPVDVLFLDIQMPDLNGLELARVLDRGPGPGRGPRVVFTTAFNQYALDGYKVDALDYLLKPFTYEEFLRAAHKAQRYAEAEKPAPAVTVPAVPAEDYLYLKVEYQLVRVPYADILYIEGLKDYIKVYRRSEPRPLLSLQSLKALEERLPKQFMRIHRSYIVALNHITTVGRGTVQIANETIPISEGYRESFDQYIRRWK; encoded by the coding sequence ATGACGATACTAAATTGTATTGCCGTTGATGACGAGCCCTTGGCCTTACAGCTGGTGGGCAGCTTTATCGAGAAAACGCCTTTTCTGCGCTTAATGTGCAGCTACAGCAGTGCAGTAGCTGCTCTAAAAGGCCTGCAACAGCAGGAAACTCCGGTTGATGTGCTGTTCCTGGACATTCAAATGCCCGACCTGAATGGGCTGGAGCTGGCCCGGGTGCTTGACCGCGGCCCGGGGCCCGGCCGGGGGCCGCGCGTTGTTTTCACCACGGCCTTCAACCAGTATGCCCTTGACGGCTACAAGGTTGATGCCCTCGACTATCTGCTGAAGCCATTCACCTACGAGGAGTTTCTGCGGGCTGCACACAAGGCGCAGCGCTACGCCGAAGCAGAGAAGCCCGCACCGGCAGTAACTGTTCCGGCTGTGCCCGCCGAAGATTACCTCTACCTGAAAGTGGAGTACCAGCTGGTACGCGTGCCCTATGCTGACATCCTATACATTGAGGGCCTGAAGGACTACATTAAAGTATACCGCCGCAGCGAGCCTAGGCCACTCCTTTCCCTCCAGAGCCTAAAAGCCCTGGAAGAGCGCCTGCCAAAGCAGTTTATGCGCATTCATCGCTCCTATATTGTAGCTCTCAACCACATAACCACCGTGGGCCGCGGCACCGTGCAAATTGCCAACGAAACCATTCCCATCAGCGAAGGCTACCGGGAGAGCTTCGATCAGTACATCCGCCGCTGGAAGTAA
- a CDS encoding EcsC family protein: MMPTEQLAYTELRAWQRKMQQKPTLLNRLARRVQIRLNALLPDRVHEAITVAIKQMVRGVLFGSTYITRKPVEAAPLADREAAVRTRVRYYRNTAAAEGAITGAGGFLLGLADFPLLLSLKLKLLFDIAALYGYDVQDYTERLYLLHVFQLAFSSQHTRNEVYRQLADWEAYRHTLPADVHEFDWRTFQQEYRDYIDLAKMAQLVPVIGAAVGAVANYRLLEQLGDTAMNCYRMRYFRELPAGAQGQTA, translated from the coding sequence ATGATGCCCACCGAACAACTGGCCTACACCGAGCTGCGGGCCTGGCAGCGCAAAATGCAGCAGAAGCCCACGCTACTGAACCGCCTGGCGCGCCGCGTGCAGATACGGCTGAACGCGCTGTTGCCCGATCGGGTGCACGAGGCCATAACGGTGGCCATAAAGCAGATGGTGCGCGGGGTGTTGTTCGGCTCTACCTACATCACGCGCAAGCCCGTAGAAGCTGCACCTCTGGCAGACCGTGAAGCGGCCGTACGCACACGGGTGCGCTACTACCGCAACACGGCCGCCGCCGAAGGGGCCATTACCGGCGCGGGCGGCTTCCTGCTTGGCCTCGCCGATTTTCCCCTTTTGCTGAGTCTCAAGCTGAAGCTGCTCTTCGACATTGCGGCTTTGTATGGCTACGATGTGCAGGACTACACTGAGCGGCTTTATCTATTGCACGTTTTTCAGTTGGCATTCAGCAGCCAGCACACCCGCAATGAGGTGTACCGGCAACTCGCCGACTGGGAGGCCTACCGCCATACCTTGCCCGCTGATGTGCACGAGTTTGACTGGCGCACGTTTCAACAAGAGTACCGCGACTACATTGACCTGGCCAAAATGGCCCAATTAGTGCCGGTTATTGGGGCCGCGGTGGGAGCAGTGGCCAACTACCGGCTCTTGGAGCAGCTCGGCGACACGGCTATGAACTGCTACCGGATGCGGTATTTTCGGGAGTTGCCGGCGGGCGCGCAAGGGCAAACCGCCTAG
- a CDS encoding M48 family metalloprotease gives MRRSFLTLFLPLAVVSVLTTAAVNAPRQGFNLFSINQDIALGAQVAHQTDSLYRAKGQLLEKSSNARAYTLLNGVVKRVLDNGNLKYRTQFPWDVQIIKDDQIQNAFATPGGHIYVFTGLIKFLDNENQLAGVLGHEIAHADRRHSTQMLQQQYGISLLAGIVLGNNSNQLVQIAAGLGQLKFSRSYETEADKYSTIYLNGTRYYACDGAAGFFIKAEKQSGGGTPEFLSTHPNPGSRIANIQKSAQQLGCTNRNVSNANFEELKRLL, from the coding sequence ATGCGTCGTTCTTTTTTAACTCTCTTTCTGCCGCTGGCAGTTGTTTCAGTGCTGACTACGGCTGCCGTTAATGCGCCCCGTCAGGGCTTTAACCTTTTTTCCATCAACCAGGATATTGCGCTGGGTGCGCAAGTAGCTCATCAAACCGACTCGCTTTACCGCGCGAAAGGGCAGCTGCTCGAAAAATCCAGCAACGCCCGCGCCTACACCTTACTTAATGGTGTGGTAAAGCGTGTGCTGGATAATGGCAACCTGAAGTACCGCACGCAATTCCCCTGGGATGTGCAGATCATTAAGGATGACCAAATCCAGAATGCGTTTGCTACCCCCGGCGGCCACATTTATGTGTTCACGGGCCTGATCAAGTTTCTCGATAACGAGAACCAACTGGCGGGCGTATTGGGCCACGAAATTGCCCACGCCGACCGCCGCCACAGCACGCAAATGCTGCAGCAGCAGTATGGCATTAGCCTGCTGGCGGGCATTGTGCTGGGTAACAACTCCAACCAGCTGGTGCAGATTGCCGCTGGCTTGGGTCAGTTGAAATTCAGCCGCAGCTACGAGACCGAAGCCGATAAGTACTCTACCATTTACCTTAACGGTACACGCTACTATGCTTGTGATGGGGCCGCCGGCTTCTTCATTAAGGCTGAGAAGCAGAGTGGAGGAGGTACCCCCGAGTTCTTGAGCACTCACCCCAACCCCGGCTCACGAATTGCCAACATTCAGAAGAGCGCTCAGCAGCTTGGATGCACCAACCGCAACGTGAGCAATGCCAATTTTGAAGAGTTGAAGCGGCTGCTGTAG